From the genome of Streptomyces sp. NBC_00659, one region includes:
- a CDS encoding MFS transporter — protein sequence MYAEQDDIASTAPRAPRQSLALAAMLFAVSMTFIDQTIVSIAAPDIVRELGLSASGMQWVVNAYLLSLAAFFALGGRLADLLGPRRVVVVGTLVFVISSVLCGCVPEGDLAQTWLIVFRATQGLGAALLFPAALAVVVAVFPVQRRGRALALFFGLSGALTAIGPLLGGWLTSWTWRAIFWVNVPVAVVALVLTVLARIPDRRRDESLDGVGALLIAVGMGLSVLGFQQAAAWGWDSAATWGCIAGGLVVLILFWRYERDRRQPLVNLAVFRDKAFTVDSLVLFFAMLAFVPVFFFASVYAQVSLSASPDQAALYLLYFFAGFAIASQWGGRMLDRQGARRPMKIGTIVGAVGFYLWAGKLTDLSMHDQWPYVALAGAGIGFLLAPASTDAVNRSIGASYGEVTGITQTVRNYAASVGLAVFGTVLTHTMTDKVVSTLRSHGLSSAEAHSVADDIAQAVTGNSDTRQPTGTGVTASTMREVMAGVRTDFAEANQRVFYGMAIALAVAFLCALRHPGGRGGTKEPEEPPPAG from the coding sequence ATGTACGCAGAGCAGGACGACATCGCGTCCACCGCGCCCCGGGCCCCTCGCCAGTCACTGGCACTGGCGGCGATGCTCTTCGCGGTGTCGATGACGTTCATCGACCAGACGATCGTCTCCATCGCGGCGCCGGACATCGTCCGCGAGCTGGGGCTGTCGGCGTCCGGGATGCAGTGGGTGGTGAACGCCTACCTGCTGTCGCTGGCCGCGTTCTTCGCCCTGGGCGGACGGCTGGCCGATCTGCTCGGGCCACGCCGTGTCGTCGTCGTGGGCACCCTGGTGTTCGTCATCTCGTCGGTCCTGTGCGGCTGTGTGCCCGAGGGAGACCTCGCCCAGACCTGGCTGATCGTCTTCAGGGCGACCCAGGGCCTGGGGGCCGCTCTCCTCTTCCCCGCGGCACTCGCCGTGGTCGTGGCCGTGTTCCCGGTGCAGCGGCGCGGCCGGGCCCTGGCCCTGTTCTTCGGACTGTCGGGAGCGCTGACGGCCATCGGCCCGCTGCTGGGCGGCTGGCTCACGTCGTGGACCTGGCGGGCGATCTTCTGGGTCAACGTGCCCGTCGCCGTCGTGGCGCTCGTCCTGACCGTGCTGGCGCGCATTCCCGACCGGCGGCGCGACGAGTCGCTGGACGGCGTCGGGGCCCTGCTCATCGCGGTGGGCATGGGCCTGAGCGTGCTCGGATTCCAGCAGGCGGCGGCCTGGGGCTGGGACAGCGCGGCGACCTGGGGCTGCATCGCGGGCGGCCTCGTCGTCCTGATCCTCTTCTGGCGCTACGAGCGGGACCGGCGCCAACCGCTGGTCAACCTGGCGGTCTTCCGGGACAAGGCGTTCACCGTGGACTCCCTGGTGCTCTTCTTCGCCATGCTGGCCTTCGTCCCGGTGTTCTTCTTCGCCTCGGTGTACGCGCAGGTCTCCCTCAGCGCCTCGCCCGACCAGGCCGCGCTCTACCTTCTGTACTTCTTCGCGGGTTTCGCGATCGCCTCCCAGTGGGGCGGCCGCATGCTGGACAGACAGGGCGCACGGCGGCCCATGAAGATCGGCACCATCGTGGGCGCGGTCGGGTTCTACCTCTGGGCCGGCAAGCTGACCGACCTGTCCATGCACGACCAGTGGCCCTACGTCGCCCTCGCGGGAGCCGGGATCGGCTTCCTCCTGGCGCCCGCTTCCACCGACGCCGTCAACCGGTCCATCGGAGCCTCCTACGGCGAGGTCACCGGCATCACGCAGACCGTCCGCAACTACGCGGCCAGTGTCGGGCTCGCCGTCTTCGGGACCGTCCTGACACACACGATGACGGACAAGGTCGTCTCGACGCTCCGGTCCCACGGCTTGTCGTCGGCCGAGGCCCACAGCGTGGCCGACGACATCGCCCAGGCGGTCACGGGCAACTCCGACACACGGCAGCCGACGGGCACCGGCGTCACTGCGTCGACCATGCGGGAGGTGATGGCCGGCGTGCGGACGGACTTCGCCGAGGCCAACCAGCGGGTCTTCTACGGCATGGCGATCGCGCTCGCCGTCGCGTTCCTCTGCGCTCTGCGCCACCCCGGCGGCCGAGGAGGGACGAAGGAGCCGGAGGAACCCCCGCCGGCCGGCTGA
- a CDS encoding ABC transporter substrate-binding protein produces MEQYEPERLSPVQLAAMRRSLRNGRAALTRRSLLRASAGGALAVGGLGALSGCGIPAAGLTQGGTSAQDHSATEKTLNFSNWTEYIDLDDSGKHHPTLETFRKRTGISVKYTEDINDNNEFFAKIKPQLAAGQPTGRDLIVLTDWLAARVIRLGWVQKLDPSNLPHAYTNLSPQFRNPDWDPGRAYSYAWQGIPTVIAFNKKALDGIEVKSVSDLLDNPKLKGRVSFLSEMRDTMGMTLLDMGKDPAKFTDDDYDAAIARLQKAVDKGQIRRFTGNDYTSDLTKGDIAACVAWAGDVVQLKNDSPDVDFVIPDSGYMTSTDNLLVPNKARHKTNAERLIDFYYEPEQAAELAAYINYATPVEGVKPYLAKIDEDAANNPLIVPDKAMQARSHAFRSLSQKEETAYEEKFAKLTGA; encoded by the coding sequence ATGGAGCAGTACGAGCCCGAACGCCTGTCCCCGGTGCAACTGGCCGCCATGCGGCGCAGCCTCCGGAACGGCAGGGCGGCCCTCACCCGTCGTTCACTGCTGCGTGCCTCGGCGGGCGGCGCGCTGGCCGTCGGCGGACTCGGGGCACTGAGCGGCTGCGGGATCCCCGCGGCCGGCCTGACCCAGGGCGGCACGTCCGCCCAGGACCACTCCGCCACGGAGAAGACCCTCAACTTCTCCAACTGGACCGAGTACATCGACCTCGACGACAGCGGCAAGCACCACCCGACGCTGGAGACGTTCCGCAAGCGGACGGGTATCTCGGTCAAGTACACCGAGGACATCAACGACAACAACGAGTTCTTCGCCAAGATCAAGCCGCAGCTCGCCGCCGGCCAGCCCACCGGCCGCGACCTGATCGTCCTCACCGACTGGCTGGCCGCGCGCGTGATCCGCCTGGGCTGGGTCCAGAAGCTCGACCCGTCCAACCTGCCGCACGCCTACACCAACCTGTCGCCGCAGTTCCGCAACCCCGACTGGGACCCGGGACGCGCCTACTCGTACGCGTGGCAGGGCATCCCGACGGTCATCGCCTTCAACAAGAAGGCGCTCGACGGGATCGAGGTGAAGTCGGTCTCCGACCTCCTCGACAACCCGAAGCTGAAGGGCCGTGTCTCGTTCCTGTCCGAGATGCGCGACACCATGGGCATGACCCTGCTCGACATGGGCAAGGACCCGGCGAAGTTCACCGACGACGACTACGACGCGGCCATAGCCCGGCTGCAGAAGGCCGTCGACAAGGGCCAGATCCGCCGCTTCACGGGCAACGACTACACCTCCGACCTGACCAAGGGCGACATCGCCGCCTGCGTCGCCTGGGCCGGAGACGTCGTCCAGCTCAAGAACGACAGCCCGGACGTCGACTTCGTCATCCCGGACAGCGGCTACATGACGTCGACCGACAACCTGCTGGTCCCCAACAAGGCGCGTCACAAGACGAACGCCGAGCGGCTGATCGACTTCTACTACGAGCCGGAGCAGGCCGCCGAGCTCGCCGCGTACATCAACTACGCGACTCCGGTCGAAGGAGTGAAGCCCTACCTTGCCAAGATCGACGAGGACGCGGCGAACAACCCGCTGATCGTTCCCGACAAGGCCATGCAGGCCCGGTCCCACGCCTTCCGCTCGCTGAGCCAGAAGGAAGAGACGGCCTACGAAGAGAAGTTCGCGAAGCTCACAGGGGCGTGA
- a CDS encoding ABC transporter ATP-binding protein, which yields MTTETSGDVRLTGISKTYGSFTAVHPLDLTVPQGSFFALLGASGCGKTTTLRMIAGLEEPSSGTVHLGDQEVTNLPPYKRPVNTVFQSYALFPHLDIFENVAFGLRRRGIKSVKKQVGEMLDLVQLGEQARKKPHQLSGGQQQRVAVARALINHPKVLLLDEPLGALDLKLRRQMQLELKRIQTEVGITFVHVTHDQEEAMTMADTVAVMNGGRVEQLGAPADLYENPNTTFVANFLGTSNLIEAEVDSRSGGDIVLKAGGGKLVLPAARCSAPATTGGKVLVGVRPEKISLTHADDAGEIPAGRNRITGKIADSSFIGVSTQYVIDSAVCPEFEVYAQNIDRDSRLVPGADVVLHWSPAHTFGLDAAQSPLAGTEVSAGVDTAEEEAA from the coding sequence ATGACGACAGAAACCAGCGGCGACGTCCGCCTCACCGGGATCAGCAAGACCTACGGATCCTTCACCGCCGTACACCCGCTCGACCTGACCGTGCCGCAGGGCTCCTTCTTCGCCCTGCTCGGCGCCTCGGGCTGCGGCAAGACGACCACCCTGCGCATGATCGCCGGTCTGGAGGAACCTTCCTCCGGCACCGTGCACCTCGGCGACCAGGAGGTGACGAACCTGCCGCCGTACAAGCGGCCGGTGAACACCGTCTTCCAGTCGTACGCGCTCTTCCCGCACCTCGACATCTTCGAGAACGTCGCCTTCGGCCTGCGCCGGCGCGGGATCAAGAGCGTCAAGAAGCAGGTCGGGGAGATGCTCGACCTCGTCCAGCTCGGCGAGCAGGCACGCAAGAAGCCCCATCAGCTCTCCGGCGGCCAGCAGCAGCGTGTCGCGGTCGCCCGCGCACTGATCAACCACCCCAAAGTGCTGCTCCTGGACGAGCCCCTCGGCGCCCTCGACCTCAAGCTGCGCCGCCAGATGCAGCTGGAGCTCAAGCGCATCCAGACCGAGGTCGGCATCACCTTCGTACACGTCACGCACGACCAGGAGGAGGCCATGACCATGGCCGACACGGTCGCCGTGATGAACGGGGGCCGCGTCGAGCAGCTCGGCGCGCCCGCCGACCTCTACGAGAACCCGAACACCACCTTCGTCGCCAACTTCCTCGGCACCTCCAACCTCATCGAGGCCGAGGTCGACTCCAGGAGCGGCGGCGACATCGTGCTCAAGGCGGGCGGCGGCAAGCTGGTTCTCCCCGCGGCGCGTTGTTCGGCACCCGCCACGACCGGCGGCAAGGTCCTGGTGGGCGTCCGCCCGGAGAAGATCTCCCTCACGCACGCCGACGACGCGGGCGAGATACCCGCCGGCCGCAACCGGATCACCGGCAAGATCGCCGACTCCAGTTTCATCGGCGTCTCCACCCAGTACGTCATCGACAGCGCCGTCTGCCCCGAGTTCGAGGTCTACGCCCAGAACATCGACCGGGACTCCCGGCTCGTCCCCGGCGCGGACGTGGTCCTGCACTGGAGCCCGGCGCACACCTTCGGACTCGACGCAGCCCAGTCCCCGCTTGCCGGGACAGAGGTCTCCGCGGGTGTCGACACGGCCGAGGAGGAGGCCGCCTGA
- a CDS encoding gamma-aminobutyraldehyde dehydrogenase has translation MHKPGHRFQAQDRLAGGAQYIGGRLTQGTSGRTHAVVNPATGEEVYTYELASTADVDAAVAAARAAFPGWAATTPGERSDALHRFAAVLAERAEEFARAESLQCGKPLKLTREFDVPGTIDNTAFFAGAARHLQGQSAGEYSGDHTSYVRREPIGVVGSIAPWNYPLQMAAWKILPAVAAGNTIVLKPAELTPLTSLLFAEAATHAGIPDGVINIVTGLGKEAGEHLVGHPDVAMTSFTGSTAVGKRVAEIATSTVKRLHLELGGKAPFLVFDDADLEAAVHGAVAGSLINTGQDCTAATRAYVQRPLYDAFVERTGALMASVRVGDPFAPGTDLGPLISHAQRDRVAGFVDRARGYARVVTGGEAPQGELKSGAYYAPTLVADAAQDSEIVQAEIFGPVLVVLPFDTDDEGIALANDTPYGLAASAWSRDVYRANRATREIKAGCVWVNDHIPIISEMPHGGYKASGFGKDMSAYSFEEYTQVKHVMFDNTAVARKDWHRTVFGDRP, from the coding sequence ATGCACAAACCGGGCCATCGCTTCCAGGCGCAGGACCGCCTCGCGGGCGGCGCGCAGTACATCGGAGGCCGTCTCACCCAGGGCACCTCCGGCCGTACGCACGCGGTCGTGAACCCCGCCACGGGCGAGGAGGTGTACACGTACGAGCTGGCGAGCACCGCCGACGTGGACGCGGCCGTCGCCGCCGCCCGCGCGGCGTTCCCCGGCTGGGCGGCCACCACCCCGGGGGAGCGGTCCGACGCGCTGCACCGGTTCGCCGCCGTGCTCGCCGAGCGGGCCGAGGAGTTCGCCCGGGCCGAGTCGCTCCAGTGCGGAAAGCCCCTGAAGCTGACCCGCGAGTTCGACGTCCCGGGAACCATCGACAACACCGCGTTCTTCGCGGGCGCCGCCCGGCATCTGCAGGGCCAGTCGGCCGGTGAGTACTCCGGCGACCACACCTCGTACGTACGCCGCGAGCCCATCGGGGTCGTCGGTTCCATCGCCCCCTGGAACTACCCGCTCCAGATGGCCGCCTGGAAGATCCTCCCGGCGGTCGCGGCGGGCAACACGATCGTGCTGAAGCCCGCCGAGCTGACCCCGCTCACCTCCCTGCTGTTCGCAGAGGCGGCCACCCACGCGGGGATTCCGGACGGTGTCATCAACATCGTCACCGGTCTGGGCAAGGAGGCGGGCGAGCATCTCGTCGGGCACCCCGACGTCGCCATGACCTCCTTCACCGGGTCGACCGCCGTCGGCAAGCGGGTCGCGGAGATCGCCACCTCGACCGTCAAGCGACTCCACCTGGAGCTCGGCGGCAAGGCCCCCTTCCTCGTCTTCGACGACGCGGACCTGGAGGCCGCCGTGCACGGCGCGGTCGCCGGTTCGCTCATCAACACCGGCCAGGACTGCACGGCCGCCACGCGCGCGTACGTGCAACGCCCCCTCTACGACGCGTTCGTGGAGCGGACCGGCGCCCTGATGGCGAGCGTCCGCGTGGGCGATCCCTTCGCGCCCGGCACCGACCTCGGCCCGCTGATCTCGCACGCGCAGCGTGACCGCGTCGCCGGATTCGTCGACCGGGCCCGCGGCTACGCGCGCGTGGTCACCGGCGGAGAGGCCCCACAGGGAGAGCTCAAGAGCGGCGCGTACTATGCGCCCACGCTCGTCGCCGACGCCGCACAGGACAGCGAGATCGTGCAGGCCGAGATCTTCGGCCCCGTGCTCGTGGTGCTGCCCTTCGACACCGACGACGAGGGCATCGCGCTGGCCAACGACACCCCGTACGGACTGGCCGCCTCCGCCTGGAGCCGCGACGTCTACCGGGCCAACCGCGCGACCCGCGAGATCAAGGCCGGGTGCGTGTGGGTCAACGATCACATCCCGATCATCAGCGAGATGCCGCACGGCGGTTACAAGGCCTCCGGCTTCGGCAAGGACATGTCCGCCTACTCCTTCGAGGAGTACACGCAGGTCAAGCACGTCATGTTCGACAACACCGCGGTCGCCAGGAAGGACTGGCACCGCACGGTCTTCGGGGACCGGCCGTAG
- a CDS encoding NADAR family protein produces the protein MGKIDTREALVGAVQSGTPVKYLHFWGHRPQPDGRLGSSCLSQWWPSPFVVEGVVYATAEHWMMASKARLFGDAEAERQAIEAPNPALAKKAGRLVRDFDNGAWERERFGIVVEGSVHKFAAHPGLRAFLLGTGGRVLVEASPVDRVWGIGLAANDDGAFDPRRWPGENLLGFALMEARERLRSPDAPTEAGS, from the coding sequence ATGGGGAAGATCGATACACGGGAAGCACTGGTCGGTGCGGTTCAGTCGGGGACACCGGTGAAGTACCTGCACTTCTGGGGGCACCGCCCGCAGCCGGACGGACGGCTGGGGTCGAGCTGCCTCAGCCAGTGGTGGCCGTCGCCCTTCGTGGTCGAAGGGGTCGTCTACGCGACGGCGGAGCACTGGATGATGGCGTCCAAGGCGCGCCTGTTCGGCGACGCCGAGGCCGAGCGGCAGGCCATCGAGGCGCCGAACCCCGCGCTCGCCAAGAAGGCCGGGCGGCTGGTGCGCGACTTCGACAACGGCGCCTGGGAGCGCGAGCGGTTCGGGATCGTCGTCGAGGGCAGCGTCCACAAGTTCGCCGCCCATCCCGGCCTGCGGGCGTTCCTGCTGGGCACGGGCGGGCGCGTGCTCGTCGAGGCGAGTCCCGTGGACCGGGTCTGGGGGATCGGACTCGCCGCGAACGACGACGGCGCCTTCGACCCACGCCGCTGGCCGGGCGAGAACCTGCTGGGCTTCGCCCTGATGGAGGCACGCGAGCGGCTGCGCTCGCCGGACGCGCCCACGGAGGCGGGCTCCTAG
- a CDS encoding ABC transporter permease, protein MPLVTWLKRHLVVIAGLLTLSYLLLPNVVVTVFSFNKPKGRFNYEWQQFSTDAWKDPCGVADMCGSLGLSLQIAVWATIGATVLGTMIAFALVRYRFRARGAVNSLIFLPMAMPEVVMAASLLTLFLNMGAQLGFWTILIAHIMFCLSFVVTAVKARVMSMDPRLEQAAQDLYAGPAQTFLRVTLPIAAPGIAAGALLAFALSFDDFIITNFNAGSTVTFPMFVWGSAQRGTPVQINVIGTAMFLVAVLFVLFGMVIGNRRNRQKA, encoded by the coding sequence ATGCCCCTCGTCACCTGGCTCAAGCGTCATCTCGTCGTCATCGCGGGACTGCTGACGCTGTCCTATCTGCTGCTGCCCAACGTCGTCGTCACCGTGTTCTCCTTCAACAAACCGAAGGGCCGCTTCAATTACGAGTGGCAGCAGTTCTCCACGGACGCCTGGAAGGATCCGTGCGGTGTCGCCGACATGTGCGGCTCGCTCGGGCTCAGCCTCCAGATCGCCGTATGGGCGACGATCGGGGCCACCGTCCTCGGCACGATGATCGCCTTCGCGCTGGTCCGCTACCGCTTCCGCGCGCGCGGCGCCGTGAACTCGCTGATCTTCCTGCCGATGGCGATGCCCGAGGTCGTCATGGCCGCCTCGCTGCTCACCCTGTTCCTCAACATGGGCGCCCAGCTCGGCTTCTGGACGATCCTGATCGCCCACATCATGTTCTGCCTCAGCTTCGTCGTGACAGCCGTCAAGGCCCGTGTCATGTCGATGGACCCCCGGCTGGAGCAGGCGGCCCAGGACCTCTACGCCGGCCCGGCGCAGACGTTCCTGCGGGTCACCCTGCCCATCGCGGCCCCCGGAATCGCCGCGGGCGCGCTGCTCGCCTTCGCGCTCTCCTTCGACGATTTCATCATCACCAATTTCAACGCGGGCTCGACCGTCACGTTCCCCATGTTCGTCTGGGGTTCGGCACAGCGCGGAACACCCGTCCAGATCAATGTCATCGGTACGGCCATGTTCCTCGTCGCCGTCCTGTTCGTCCTGTTCGGAATGGTCATCGGAAATCGCCGGAACAGGCAGAAGGCATAA
- a CDS encoding NAD(P)/FAD-dependent oxidoreductase, with protein sequence MAPSAMTRGNQWTKSLSDAQPVPYWLDDPGRPRPEPALTGAETCDLLVVGGGYSGLWTALIAKERDPGRDVVLVEGREVGWAASGRNGGFCAASLTHGLSNGLTRWPDEIGKLEELGARNLDEIEAAVARYSLDCDFERSGEIDVATEPHQAEELRAWHQELERRGLADGIEFLDTAAVREQVDSPTFLAGLHDRRGVAMLHPAKLAWGLKRACVELGVRVYEHTPALELKPSGAGMAVRTPYGSVRARRVALGTNIFPNLVKRVRPYTVPVYDYALMTEPLTADQLASIGWKNRQGLGDSANQFHYFRLSADNRILWGGYDAIYPYGGRVRAEYDDRPETYATLAEHFFTCFPQLEGVRFSHAWGGAIDTCSRFSAFFGSAHQGKVAYAAGYTGLGVGATRFGAEVMLDLLEGERTERTELEMVRRKPLPFPPEPFAWTGIALTKWSLARADTHGGRRNLWLKTMDKLGLGFDS encoded by the coding sequence ATGGCCCCAAGCGCCATGACCCGTGGTAATCAGTGGACGAAATCCCTTTCCGACGCCCAGCCGGTCCCGTACTGGCTGGACGACCCCGGCAGACCCCGCCCCGAGCCCGCGCTCACCGGCGCCGAGACCTGCGACCTGCTCGTCGTCGGCGGCGGCTACAGCGGACTGTGGACCGCGCTGATCGCCAAGGAGCGCGACCCCGGGCGGGATGTCGTCCTGGTGGAGGGCCGCGAGGTGGGCTGGGCCGCCTCGGGCCGCAACGGCGGCTTCTGCGCCGCCTCCCTCACCCACGGTCTGTCCAACGGGCTCACCCGCTGGCCGGACGAGATCGGGAAGCTGGAGGAGCTGGGCGCCCGCAACCTCGACGAGATCGAGGCGGCGGTCGCCCGCTACTCCCTCGACTGCGACTTCGAGCGCAGCGGCGAGATCGACGTCGCCACCGAGCCGCACCAGGCGGAAGAACTGCGCGCGTGGCACCAGGAGCTGGAGCGGCGGGGTCTCGCCGACGGCATCGAGTTCCTCGACACCGCGGCCGTACGGGAACAGGTCGACTCCCCGACCTTCCTGGCCGGGCTGCACGACCGGCGCGGGGTCGCCATGCTCCACCCGGCCAAACTGGCCTGGGGCCTCAAGCGCGCGTGCGTGGAGCTCGGAGTGCGGGTGTACGAGCACACGCCCGCCCTCGAGCTGAAGCCGTCCGGCGCCGGCATGGCCGTCCGCACGCCGTACGGCTCGGTCCGCGCCCGCCGGGTGGCCCTCGGCACCAACATCTTCCCGAACCTGGTCAAGCGCGTGCGCCCGTACACCGTCCCGGTCTACGACTACGCGCTGATGACCGAACCGCTCACCGCCGACCAGCTCGCCTCCATCGGCTGGAAGAACCGCCAGGGTCTCGGCGACTCGGCGAACCAGTTCCACTACTTCCGGCTGTCGGCCGACAACCGCATCCTGTGGGGCGGCTACGACGCGATCTATCCGTACGGCGGCCGGGTGCGCGCCGAGTACGACGACCGCCCCGAGACGTACGCCACGCTCGCCGAGCACTTCTTCACCTGCTTCCCGCAGCTCGAGGGCGTCCGCTTCTCCCACGCCTGGGGCGGCGCGATCGACACCTGCTCCCGGTTCTCGGCGTTCTTCGGCAGCGCCCACCAGGGCAAGGTCGCCTACGCGGCCGGCTACACGGGCCTCGGTGTGGGCGCCACCCGGTTCGGCGCGGAGGTGATGCTCGACCTGCTGGAGGGGGAGCGGACCGAACGCACCGAGCTGGAGATGGTCCGCAGGAAGCCGCTGCCGTTCCCGCCCGAGCCGTTCGCCTGGACCGGCATCGCGCTCACCAAGTGGTCGCTGGCGCGGGCGGACACGCACGGAGGCCGGCGCAACCTGTGGCTGAAGACGATGGACAAGCTGGGCCTCGGCTTCGACAGCTGA
- a CDS encoding ABC transporter permease: protein MATVAEAEAPPLAPHTEPKPPKKRGRLVPYWLLLPGLLWLLVFFALPMIYQASTSVQTGSLEEGYKVTWHFATYWDALTEYWPQFLRSVSYAAAATVLCLLLGYPLAYLIAFRAGRWRNLIMILVIAPFFTSFLIRTLAWKTILADGGPVVGALNTLHVLNVTDWLGWTAGDRVLATPLAVVCGLTYNFLPFMILPLYTSLERIDGRLHEAAGDLYARPWTTFRKVTFPLSMPGVVSGTLLTFIPAAGDYVNAELLGSTDTRMIGNVIQTQFLRILDYPTAAALSFILMAAILLMVTVYIRRSGTEDLV from the coding sequence ATGGCCACCGTCGCCGAGGCCGAAGCGCCACCGCTCGCGCCGCATACCGAGCCGAAGCCGCCGAAGAAGCGGGGCCGCCTGGTCCCGTACTGGCTGCTGCTGCCCGGACTCCTGTGGCTCCTCGTCTTCTTCGCGCTGCCGATGATCTACCAGGCCTCCACGTCCGTGCAGACGGGCTCCCTGGAGGAGGGCTACAAGGTCACCTGGCACTTCGCGACCTACTGGGACGCGCTCACCGAGTACTGGCCGCAGTTCCTGCGCTCGGTGTCCTACGCGGCCGCCGCCACGGTCCTGTGCCTGCTGCTCGGCTACCCGCTGGCGTATCTGATCGCCTTCCGGGCGGGCCGCTGGCGCAACCTGATCATGATCCTGGTGATCGCGCCCTTCTTCACCAGCTTCCTGATCCGCACCCTGGCCTGGAAGACGATCCTCGCCGACGGCGGCCCCGTCGTCGGCGCGCTCAACACGCTGCACGTCCTGAACGTCACCGACTGGCTCGGCTGGACCGCGGGCGACCGCGTCCTCGCGACGCCACTGGCCGTGGTCTGCGGTCTGACGTACAACTTCCTGCCGTTCATGATCCTGCCGCTCTACACCTCGCTGGAGCGGATCGACGGCCGGCTGCACGAGGCCGCGGGCGACCTGTACGCCAGGCCCTGGACGACCTTCCGCAAGGTCACCTTCCCGCTGTCGATGCCGGGCGTGGTCTCCGGAACGCTGCTGACGTTCATCCCGGCGGCCGGTGACTACGTCAACGCCGAACTCCTCGGCTCGACCGACACCCGCATGATCGGCAACGTCATCCAGACCCAGTTCCTGAGGATCCTGGACTATCCGACGGCCGCCGCGCTCTCCTTCATTCTCATGGCCGCGATCCTGCTCATGGTCACGGTCTACATCCGCCGGTCCGGGACGGAGGATCTGGTCTAA